From a single Rosa rugosa chromosome 7, drRosRugo1.1, whole genome shotgun sequence genomic region:
- the LOC133722533 gene encoding ADP-ribosylation factor-like: MGLSFTKLFSRLFAKKEMRILMVGLDAAGKTTILYKLKLGEIVTTIPTIGFNVETVEYKNISFTVWDVGGQDKIRPLWRHYFQNTQGLIFVVDSNDRDRVVEARDELHRMLNEDELRDAVLLVFANKQDLPNAMNAAEITDKLGLHSLRQRHWYIQSTCATSGEGLYEGLDWLSNNIANKA, encoded by the exons ATGGGGTTGTCTTTCACCAAGTTGTTCAGTCGGCTTTTTGCCAAGAAGGAAATGAGAATTCTTATGGTCGGTCTCGATGCTGCGGGTAAAACTACCATTTTGTACAAGCTCAAGCTCGGAGAGATTGTGACCACCATTCCTACCATCG GATTCAATGTTGAAACCGTGGAGTACAAGAACATTAGCTTTACCGTGTGGGATGTCGGGGGTCAGGACAAG ATTCGACCTTTATGGAGACACTACTTCCAAAATACACAAGGGCTCATTTTTGTGGTTGACAGCAATGATCGTGATCGTGTTGTTGAGGCTAGGGATGAGCTGCACCGCATGTTGAATGAG GACGAGTTGAGGGATGCTGTGCTGCTTGTATTTGCCAACAAGCAGGATCTTCCAAATGCTATGAATGCTGCAGAGATCACTGACAAACTCGGTCTCCACTCTCTTCGTCAACGCCACTG GTACATCCAGAGTACATGTGCCACTTCTGGTGAAGGGCTCTATGAGGGTCTTGACTGGCTCTCAAACAATATCGCAAACAAG GCTTAA
- the LOC133722531 gene encoding WAT1-related protein At1g09380 — MAIGYGNSYMPFVAMVFVQVCYAGMNITSKLALEAELNPLILVAYRQIFATVALAPFAYWMEWKTRPKITMPILFQIFLCSLTGATANQVFYFLGLNKTTPTVACALTNTLPAMTFILAVLFRQESAKMKSKAGLAKVMGTAVCVCGAMILSFYHGKNIGIGESKIHWSYAQRMGQSNSGNNANSFVGPLLVIISTLGWAMWFIIQATVSDRFPAPYTSTTLMCFMASLECGLIAVIVEHNGRAWSLTNPMKLTASLYSGIMGSAVAFFLTSWSIQRKGALYASVFSPLLLIVVAVSSWALLDEKLYLGTALGSILIVAGLYSVLWGKTKETAKNEGKETDANTKPNAAAKEIEKNDLELQLPK; from the exons ATGGCAATTGGTTATGGTAATAGCTATATGCCATTTGTGGCCATGGTGTTTGTGCAAGTGTGCTATGCAGGAATGAACATCACTTCAAAGCTTGCTCTGGAGGCGGAGCTGAACCCTCTTATTCTTGTAGCTTATCGACAAATTTTCGCCACCGTAGCCTTAGCTCCTTTCGCTTATTGGATGGAATG GAAAACAAGACCCAAGATCACAATGCCTATCCTTTTCCAGATTTTCCTATGTTCCTTAACTGG AGCAACTGCAAACCaagttttctattttcttggaTTGAACAAAACCACTCCAACCGTTGCTTGTGCATTGACAAATACGCTCCCAGCTATGACATTTATCCTTGCAGTCCTTTTCAg ACAAGAATCAGCAAAAATGAAGAGCAAGGCAGGGTTGGCTAAGGTGATGGGAACAGCAGTGTGTGTATGTGGAGCCATGATACTCTCATTTTACCATGGAAAAAACATTGGTATCGGTGAATCCAAAATTCACTGGAGTTATGCTCAGAGAATGGGACAGTCAAACTCAGGAAACAATGCCAACTCCTTTGTTGGCCCCCTTTTAGTCATCATCAGCACCTTAGGTTGGGCAATGTGGTTCATCATCCAA gCAACAGTGAGTGATAGGTTTCCAGCTCCCTACACAAGCACTACATTGATGTGTTTCATGGCCAGTTTGGAGTGTGGGCTCATTGCTGTAATTGTCGAGCATAATGGACGTGCATGGTCATTGACCAATCCCATGAAGCTTACTGCGAGCCTCTATTCA GGGATTATGGGTTCTGCAGTAGCATTTTTCCTCACTTCATGGAGCATTCAGAGGAAAGGAGCTCTTTATGCGTCAGTGTTCAGCCCTTTGCTGCTCATTGTTGTGGCTGTTTCGAGTTGGGCTCTGCTTGATGAGAAATTATACCTGGGaac TGCTTTAGGATCGATCTTGATTGTGGCCGGGCTCTATTCTGTTCTTTGGGGGAAGACCAAGGAGACCGCTAAGAATGAGGGCAAAGAAACAGACGCAAATACAAAGCCAAATGCTGCTGCCAAGGAAATTGAGAAAAACGACTTGGAGCTGCAGCTGCCCAAGTGA